DNA sequence from the Streptomyces tsukubensis genome:
GCCGGGATGAGGGAGTAGAGCGGCTCGGCGGCGGAGCCGTAGACCTGTCCGGCGAGCTGGCCGCGGTCGATGACGGACGCCATGGCCTGCCGTACCGCCTTGTCCTTCACGGACGGGTCGGCGGTGTTGAAGGCGAGGTAGCGGATGGAGAGCCCGGGCATCTCGACGAGCTCGATGTCCTTGTTCCGGTTCGTGGTGAGGGTTTTGATCTGCTCCGGGGACATCTCCCGGGTCATCACGTCGATCTCCCCCGTCTCCAGCGCCTGGCCCATGGCCTTGGCGTCGGAGAAGACCCTCATCTCGACCTTCTTGTTGAGGACCTTGATATCGCCCTTGTAGGACTCGTTGCGGCTGAAGACGACCTTGCTGATCCGGTTGTCCTTGACCGTCGCCTTCATGGTGTACGGGCCGGAGCCGTCGACCTGGAAGCCGTCGCGGAGCTTCTTGCCCTCGTACTTCTTCTTGCTGACGATGCTCGCGACGGGCGTGGAGAGCTTGAACGGGAAGGTCGCGTCCGGGATGGAGAGGTGGAAGACGACGTCGTGGTCGCCCTTGGTCTCTATCTTGTCGACGGTGGAGAGGAGACCGGCGGTGCCGTTGTCCGAGTCGATGGCCCGGACCCGTTCGATGGAGAACTTGACGTCCTCGGCGGTGACCGCGGTGCCGTCGGCGAACTTCAGACCGCTGCGGAGCTTGCAGCGGAAGCTCTGGCTGGCGTTGTCGGTGAAGGAGCAGGATTCGGCGGCCTCGGGGGTGGGCAGTCCTCCGCCGTGCGGGGTGCGCATCAGGGTCTGGAGGCTGGGCCGCAGGACGTTCCAGGCGCCGGTGTCGTAGGCGTGTGCCGGGTCGAGGGGGGCGGAGTTGTCCTTGCCGCCGGTGATCTGGTCCGTGGTGCCCACGACAATGGTTCCCCCGCCGGAGGCGCCGCCCTTCGAGTCGCCGCAGGCGACGAGCACGGGCGCGAGCAGGCCGACCACGGCCGGCAGCACCAAAGTCTTACGGTTCATCCTGGACGTTCTCCTCATCCGGCACTGGGTACTGCGTGCGAGGAGTCCCCGCCGCGCCGCCCGTTCGGGACGGTGCGATCCATCCGGGAATCCGGCGCGGTCGGCCCCGGTTTCGCGACGGTGGTACGGCGCCGGGGCGTGTCGGTGGTGCGGTGAGGACTCGCGAAGACATTAGTCGGAGCCGTCAGGGCCGGTGGACCGGGCAGCAGTTGGGCCGTAATCGCTGAGTGACCGGCCATATCCCGGCCGCAACACCCATCACCCGGAATGATTCGTACACGACTCCATCAATACGGACACAAGGATCCGCCCCGGGGGCCGCGGGGGGTCGACGGGACGGACAACGGCATACCGTCCAGCACACGCAGAGTGACGAATGTCACGTAGGAAAACTTATGGGCGGGGTTCGGTCATCAGGGCCCGGAGGAATGCCAGGTCGACGGAGCGCAGGGAGTCCACGACGACCCGGCCCGGGGCGGCGGGGATCGGCGCCACGGAGGGCACGGCGACCACGCGGCAGCCCGCCGCCTCGGCGGAGGCCACCCCGGTGGCGGTGTCCTCGACGACGGCGCAGCGCCACGGCGCGACACCCAGGCCCTGTGCGGCCAGCAGATAGGGATCCGGGTGCGGCTTGGTCCGCGGCACCTCGTCACCGGCGACAGAGAGCGCGAAGTCGTGCGGGAGGGAGTCCAGGACCCGGTCGATGATCCGCCGGTGGGAGGCGGAGACCAGGGCGGTCGGCATGCCGGCCGCGGCCAGTTCGGTCAGGAGTCCCGCCGCGCCCGGCATCAGCGGCACCCCTTCGCTGATGCGCTTCTCGAAGGCGTCGTTGAGCAGGACGGTCAGCTCCGGCAGGGCGATATCGGCGCCGGTGACCTCGATCAGATAGCCGGCGCTGCGGGTCATCGGGCCGCCGACGACGACCTCGCGCCAGGCGTCGTCCAGCTCATGGCCGAGGTCGGCGAAGACCCGGACCTCCGCGTCCCACCAGAAACCCTCCGTGTCCACCAGGGTGCCGTCCATGTCCAGCAGAACGGCGCCGAGGGCCGAGCCGTCCGCCGTACGGGCGAGGGACGCGGGGATCGCGCTGGTCATCGGCATACCTCCGGAAGGGACGAGAAGGCCGGCCGCCTCTCCCCTCGGCTTCCCCGCTGGGACAGGCGACCGGCCTGCGTTGGACCGACAAGTGTACGACTCGGGCGGCCTGAATGCTCTGTTTTACCCACCGCATGGCCCACCGCATGACCCACCGCAGTCGGCCGTTGGTGTGACAGTCCGACTACCTCACGATTCCGGTCACCGGGCGTTGAAGTACTTGGCCTCCGGGTGATGGATCACGATGGCGTCCGTGGACTGCTCGGGGTGGAGCTGGAACTCCTCGGAGAGCCGGACGCCGATCCGCTCGGGCTGCAGCAGTTCGGCGATCTTTGCCCGGTCCTCCAGATCGGGGCAGGCTCCGTAGCCGAGGGAGAAGCGCGCGCCGCGGTACTTGAGCGCGAACATGTCCTCCACGGCATCCGGGTCCTCGCCGCCGAAGCCGAGTTCGGCCCGGACCCTGGCGTGCCAGTACTCGGCCAGCGCCTCGGCCAGCTGGACGGAGAGCCCGTGCAGCTCCAGATAGTCGCGGTAGGCGTCGCCCGCGAACAGTTCGGCGGTGGCCTCGCCGATCTTCGATCCGACGGTGACGACCTGGAAGCCGACGACGTCCCGCTGTCCCGACTCCTCGGGCCGGAAGAAGTCGGCCAGGCAGAGCCTGCGGCCGCGGCGCTGGCGCGGGAAGGAGAAGCGGGTCCGCTCGGAGCCGTCCTCGTTGAGGACGATGAGGTCGTCGCCCTTGGAGACGCAGGGGAAGTAGCCGTACACGACGGCCGCTTCGAGCAGGTTCCGGGTGTGGAGCTGGTCCAGCAGCCCGCGCAGCCGCGGCCGCCCCTCGGTCTCGACCAGTTCCTCGTAGCTCGGGCCGTCGCCGGTGCGGTTCTGCTTGAGGCCCCACTGCCCCTTGAAGAGCGCGCCTTCGTCCAGCCAGGACGCGTACTCCTTGAGCTGGATGCCCTTGATGACCCGGGTGCCCCAGAACGGCGGTTCGGGTACGGGGTTGTCGACGGCGACGTCGGAGCGGGCCGCGCCCTCCTCGGGGCGCTCCTCGACCGCGGTCGCCGCCGGCCGTACCCGGCGCTGCTTCAGCTCGGGCAGGGCGGCGCCGGGGACGCCGCGCTTGACCCCGATCAGGGCGTCCATCAGCCGGAGGCCCTCGAAGGCGTCACGGGCGTAGCGGACCTCGCCCTCGTACAGCTCGTGCAGGTCCTGTTCGACATAGGCCCGGGTCAGGGCGGCGCCGCCGAGGATCACGGGGTAGTCCGCCGCGATCTTCCGCTGGTTCATCTCCTCCAGGTTCTCCTTCATGATCACCGTGGATTTGACCAGCAGACCCGACATGCCGATGACATCGGCCCGGTGCTCCTCGGCGGCCTCCAGGATCGCGGAGACGGGCTGCTTGATACCGAGGTTGACGACGTTGTAGCCGTTGTTGGAGAGGATGATGTCGACGAGGTTCTTGCCGATGTCGTGGACGTCGCCTCGTACGGTGGCGAGCACGATCGTGCCCTTGCCCTCCGCGTCCGACTTCTCCATATGCGGTTCCAGATGGGCCACCGCGTTCTTCATGACCTCCGCGGACTGGAGGACGAACGGCAGCTGCATCCGGCCCGAGCCGAAGAGCTCGCCGACGACCTTCATTCCCTCCAGGAGGGTTTCGTTGACGATGTCGAGGGCGGGCCGGTCGCGCAGCGCCTCGTCGAGGTCGGCCTCCAGGCCGTTCTTCTCGCCGTCGATGATCCGGCGCTGGAGCCGCTCCTCCAGCGGCAGGGAGAGGAGCTCCTGGGCCTTGCCCGCCTTGAGGGATTTGGTGTCGACGCCCTCGAAGAGCTCCATCAGCTTCTGGAGCGGGTCGTAGTCCTCGCGGCGCCGGTCGTAGATGAGGTCGAGCGCGGTGCCGACCTGCTCGTCGTCGAAGCGGGCGATCGGCAGGATCTTGGAGGCGTGGACGATGGCGGAGTCGAGTCCGGCCTTGACGCACTCGTCGAGGAAGACCGAGTTCAGCAGGATGCGGGCGGCCGGGTTGAGGCCGAAGGAGATATTGGAGAGGCCGAGGGTGGTCTGGACGTCCGGGTGACGCCGCTTCAGCTCCCGGATGGCCTCGATGGTGTGCACGCCGTCGCGGCGGGACTCCTCCTGGCCGGTGCAGATGGTGAAGGTGAGGGTGTCGACGAGGATGTCGGACTCGTGGATGCCCCAGTTGCCGGTGAGGTCGGCGATCAGCCGCTGGGCGACGGCGACCTTGTTCTCGACGGTACGGGCCTGGCCCTCCTCGTCGATGGTGAGCGCGATCAGCGCGGCGCCGTGCTCCTGCGCCAGCCGGGTGACCTGGGCGAAGCGGGATTCGGGGCCGTCGCCGTCCTCGTAGTTGACGGAGTTGATGACGGCCCGGCCGCCGAGCTTCTCCAGTCCGGCCCGGATGACGTCGACCTCGGTGGAGTCCAGCACGATCGGGAGGGTGGAGGCGGTGGCGAACCGGCCGGCCAGTTCGGCCATGTCTGCGACGCCGTCCCGGCCCACGTAGTCGACGCAGAGGTCGAGCATATGGGCGCCTTCGCGGATCTGGTCGCGGGCCATCTCGACGCAGTCGTCCCAGCGGGCTTCCAGCATCGCGTCGCGGAACTTCTTGGAACCGTTGGCGTTGGTCCGCTCACCGATCGCGAGGTACGAGGTGTCCTGGCGGAACGGCACGGTCTGGTAGAGGGAGGCGGCACCCGGCTCGGGGCGCGGCTCGCGCTCGGGAGGCGTCAGCCCGCGGACCCGCTCGACGACCTGGCGCAGATGCTCGGGGGTCGTACCGCAGCAGCCGCCGATGAGGGAGAGCCCGTACTCCTGGACGAAGGTCTCCTGGGCGTCGGCCAGGCCCTCGGCGTCCAGCGGGAAGTAGGCGCCGTCCTTGCCGAGGACGGGGAGACCGGCGTTGGGCATGCAGAGCAGCGGGATACGGGAGTGGCGGGCGAGATAGCGCAGGTGCTCGCTCATCTCGGCGGGGCCGGTGGAGCAGTTCAGCCCGATCATGTCGATGCCGAGCGGTTCCAGCGCGGTGAGCGCGGCACCGATCTCGGAGCCCAGAAGCATGGTGCCGGTGGTCTCGAAGGCCATCGAACACAGCAGCGGCAGCTCGATGCCGGTGGCCTCCATGGCGCGCCGGGAGCCGAGGATCGCGGCCTTGGTCTGGAGCAGGTCCTGGGTGGTCTCGACCAGCAGGGCGTCCGCACCGCCGGCGATCAGCCCCTCGGCGTTGGCCTGGAAACCGTCGCGCAGGGTGATGTACGGGGCGTGGCCGAGGGTCGGCAGCTTGGTGCCGGGCCCGATGGAGCCGAGGACCCAGCGCTGCCCGCCGCCCGAAGCGGTGTAGGCATCGGCGACCTCGCGGGCGATCCGGGCGCCCGCCTCGGACAGTTCGTGGATGCGGTCGGCGATCTCGTACTCGCCCAGGGCGGACTGGTTGGCGCCGAAGGTATTGGTCTCGACGCAGTCGACACCGGCGTCGAAGTAGGCCTCGTGGACCGAGCGGACGATGTCCGGACGGGTGACGTTGAGAACCTCGTTGCAGCCTTCCAGGTCCTGGAAGTCCTCCATCGTGGGGTCCTGGGCCTGGAGCATGGTGCCCATGGCCCCGTCGGCGACGACGACCCGGTTGGCGAGGGCCTCGCGGAGACCGGCGATCCGGGCCCGGCTGTCTGCGGAGGGTACGGAAGGGGTGGGCGACGAGGCCATGAACGGGCTCCCTGGGATGCGACGGCTGTCGGCTTTGCGGCTTCCGGCGGGAAGGCGCACGGAGTCAGGGTAACCGGGCGCGGCGCCGGACGGTGAGGCCGTCCCATCCGGCGGACGTACGGAATGAGCCCCTCCGCCGGATGGCGGGGTACGGTCCGGGGCCGGCCGCCGCCTTCCGGCCGGGCCCGGCGGCGGGGGAAGGAGTGCGGCGGATACGGCCGTGCGGCTGATTCCCCGGAAGGTACCGGGCGGTAGGGCCGGACCGGCCGGTGGTTCCGGCGGCCGACTCCCAGGTCTCCCAGGTTTGTGGGGTTCTCGTGAAGCTTTCGGCCGCGAGATACTCACTCAGCAGCAGGCATGGTCGACATCGGCCGATAGTGTTCAGCATTGTCGAACAGCAGTGGAGAGGGCCGATCCGATGGCGAAGAACATTCAGTCGCTGGAGCGCGCGGCGGCGATGCTGCGGCTGCTCGCGGGCGGCGAGCGCCGGCTCGGCCTGTCGGACATCGCCTCGTCGCTCGATCTGGCCAAGGGGACCGCCCACGGCATTCTCCGTACGCTCCAGGCCGAGGGCTTCGTCGAGCAGGACCCGGCGTCCGGCCGCTACCAGCTCGGCGCGGAGCTGCTCCGGCTGGGCAACAGCTATCTCGACGTCCACGAGCTGCGCGCCCGCGCCCTGGTGTGGACGGACGATCTGGCCCGCTCCAGCGGCGAGAGCGTCCACCTCGGAGTGCTGCACCAGCACGGGGTCCTCATCGTCCACCACGTCTTCCGGCCCGACGACAGCCGTCAGGTGCTGGAGGTCGGCGCGATGCAGCCGCTGCACTCCACGGCCCTGGGGAAGGTGCTGGCCGCGTACGACCCGGTGGCGCACTCGGAGGCCGTCGAGGCGGAGCGCAAGACCTTCACTCCGCTGACCGTGACCGGACTCGACGAGTTCGAGTCCGTCCTGGCGGAGACCAGGGCCCGGGGCTGGGGCGCGGACGTGGAGGAGACATGGGAGGGCGTGGCGGCGGTCGCGGCGCCCGTCCACGACCGGCGCCGGATGCCGGTGGGCGCGGTCGCCATCACGGGGGCCGTGGAACGGGTGTGCGAGATCCGGGAGGAGCGGCGGGAGCTGCGCCCGGAACTGATCACAGCGGTACGGGAGTGCGCCAGGGCGGTCTCGCGGGATCTGGGCGCCGGACGCTTCTGAGCCGCGGCCGGGCCCGGCGCGTCCCGCGCGGTCCGGACGGGCCGGTGCCGGGTCGGGCGCGCGTTCCGTGCGTTCCGTGCGTTCTGCACCGGGGACGTACGGCATCGCGCGCCCGTCCGGGCCGGCTCCGTACCGGAATGCCCCCACGGAAGGGGCCCGCCACGACACCCCCTGCCGCACGGCGCTGCCGGGGCCCCCGGCCCGCTCCTACCGCGCGCCGGACCCCGCCGGACCTCTCCGGACCCCTTCGGACCTCTTGAGAGAAGGGCCGCACACCGGTCCGGCGCATGACATCGAGCGCAATGGCGATTCCGGGCGCATCATCGGATAACCGTACATTTCCATAGAGTCACCACTCGCCGGAACGGTTGCACTGGTTCCGGTTTTTCCGAACCTCAGGGCGTCCAGGCCTTGACGGCATGTTGAGGCGGAGGAAAACTGCCGTTCATCGGTCGGCATTGTCGAACGACTGACGAAAATCCGCGTTAGAGTGTGACAGCGCCCAAGGACCGATACCGCCCCGCTGGCTCCCGCCGCGGGGCGCGAGCCACCGGAGGAGCCGGGGTTCGCCATACCTGGACAAGGACAAAGGAGTCGCGGTGTCCAGCTCCAATATCTTCATCGGCGAAATCATCGGTACCGCCGTTCTCATCCTGCTCGGCGGCGGTGTGGTCGCCGCCGTCTCGCTGAAGAAGTCCAAGGCGCGCGGTGCGGGCTGGCTGGCCATCACCTTCGGCTGGGGTTTCGCCGTGATGACCGCCGTGTACATGACGAGTTCCCTCTCCGGCGCCCATCTGAACCCCGCCGTCACCGTGGGTATCGCCATCAAGGACGGGACCTGGTCGAACGTCCCGTACTACATCCTGGGCCAGGTCCTCGGCGCGATGATCGGCGCCGCTCTGGTCGTGGTCGCCTACTACGGGCAGTTCATGGCGCACCTCAACGACCGCGAGATCATCGGCGATCCCGCGGACAAGCCGCTCATCGAAGGCTCCCAGGGCGGAAACGCCGGGCCGGTCCTCGGCATCTTCTCCACCGGCCCCGAGATCCGGATCGCCTGGCAGAACCTCGCCACCGAGATCCTCGGTACGGCCGTCCTCGTGCTCGCCGTGCTCACCCAGGGCCTGAACGCCGAGGGCAAGGGGCTGAGCACCCTCGGCGCCCTGATCACCGCCTTCGTCGTGGTCGGCATCGGCCTCTCCCTCGGCGGCCCGACGGGCTACGCCATCAACCCGGCCCGTGACCTCGGTCCCCGGATCGTCCACGCCCTGCTCCCGCTGCCCAACAAGGGCGGCTCGGACTGGAGCTATGCGTGGATCCCCGTGGTGGGACCGCTCGCGGGCGGTGCCCTCGCAGCGGGTATCTACGATCTCGCGTTCGCCTGAGACGGGATCCGAGTCCCGTGAGACACCATCGACCACCGAGCCTTCCGAGCAGGAGCACCCCGTGACCGACGCACACACCGCCGGACCGTTCATCGCCGCCATCGACCAGGGCACCACGTCCAGTCGCTGCATCGTCTTCGACAAGGACGGCCGGATCGTTTCGGTCGACCAGAAGGAGCACGAGCAGATCTTCCCGAAGCCGGGCTGGGTCGAGCACAACGCCGCCGAGATCTGGACCAATGTCCAGGAAGTGGTGGCGGGCGCCCTCTCCAAGGCCGGGATCACCCGGGACGACGTGAAGGCGATCGGCATCACCAACCAGCGCGAGACCACGCTGCTGTGGGACCGCGCCACCGGTGAGCCGGTGCACAACGCGATCGTCTGGCAGGACACCCGTACCGACGCGCTCTGCCGGGAACTGGGCCGCAACGTCGGCCAGGACCGCTTCCGCCGCGAGACCGGGCTGCCGCTCGCCAGCTACTTCGCCGGGCCGAAGGTCCGCTGGCTGCTGGACAACGTCGAGGGCCTGCGCGAGCGCGCCGAACGCGGCGACATCCTCTTCGGCACCATGGACTCCTGGGTCATCTGGAACCTCACCGGCGGAGTCGACGGCGGTGTCCACGTCACGGACGTGACCAATGCGTCGCGCACCATGCTGATGAACCTCCACACCATGGCGTGGGACGACAAGATCCTCACCTCCATGGAGGTGCCCGCGGCGGTCCTGCCGGAGATCCGCTCCTCCTCCGAGGTGTACGGCACCGCCAAGGGCGGCGTCCTCGACGGTGTCCCCGTCGCGTCCGCGCTCGGTGACCAGCAGGCCGCCCTCTTCGGCCAGACCTGCTTCTCCGAGGGCGAGGCCAAGTCCACGTACGGCACCGGCACCTTCATGCTGATGAACACCGGCGGCACCCCGGTGAACTCGTACAACGGGCTGCTGACCACGGTCGGCTACCGGATCGGCGACCAGGCCCCGGTCTACGCCCTGGAAGGCTCCATCGCCGTCACCGGCTCCCTGGTGCAGTGGATGCGCGACCAGATGGGGCTGATCAAATCGGCCGCCGAGATCGAGACCCTCGCCCTGTCCGTGGAGGACAACGGCGGCGCCTACGTCGTCCCCGCCTTCTCCGGCCTCTTCGCCCCCTACTGGCGGTCGGACGCCCGCGGTGTGATCGCCGGTCTGACCCGGTACGTGACCAAGGCGCACATCGCCCGGGCCGTGCTGGAGGCCACCGCCTGGCAGACCCGTGAGATCACGGACGCCATGACCAAGGACTCCGGCGT
Encoded proteins:
- a CDS encoding ABC transporter substrate-binding protein; translated protein: MNRKTLVLPAVVGLLAPVLVACGDSKGGASGGGTIVVGTTDQITGGKDNSAPLDPAHAYDTGAWNVLRPSLQTLMRTPHGGGLPTPEAAESCSFTDNASQSFRCKLRSGLKFADGTAVTAEDVKFSIERVRAIDSDNGTAGLLSTVDKIETKGDHDVVFHLSIPDATFPFKLSTPVASIVSKKKYEGKKLRDGFQVDGSGPYTMKATVKDNRISKVVFSRNESYKGDIKVLNKKVEMRVFSDAKAMGQALETGEIDVMTREMSPEQIKTLTTNRNKDIELVEMPGLSIRYLAFNTADPSVKDKAVRQAMASVIDRGQLAGQVYGSAAEPLYSLIPASIGAHKNSFYNEYGEPSVEKAEKILKKAGIRTPVKLKLHYTTDRYGAGTAREFEVLRSQLNKSGLFQVTVQGAEWSAFRAAQKRGEYPVYGMGWFPDFPDPDNYIAPFLDKDNFLNSPYVSNEIRSLIPQSRRHADRTAAAGAFSTMQDIVADDVPVLPLWQGRQYVAARKGVGGIELLLNSTSDLQIWELRAVKK
- a CDS encoding HAD family hydrolase, whose translation is MTSAIPASLARTADGSALGAVLLDMDGTLVDTEGFWWDAEVRVFADLGHELDDAWREVVVGGPMTRSAGYLIEVTGADIALPELTVLLNDAFEKRISEGVPLMPGAAGLLTELAAAGMPTALVSASHRRIIDRVLDSLPHDFALSVAGDEVPRTKPHPDPYLLAAQGLGVAPWRCAVVEDTATGVASAEAAGCRVVAVPSVAPIPAAPGRVVVDSLRSVDLAFLRALMTEPRP
- the metH gene encoding methionine synthase, encoding MASSPTPSVPSADSRARIAGLREALANRVVVADGAMGTMLQAQDPTMEDFQDLEGCNEVLNVTRPDIVRSVHEAYFDAGVDCVETNTFGANQSALGEYEIADRIHELSEAGARIAREVADAYTASGGGQRWVLGSIGPGTKLPTLGHAPYITLRDGFQANAEGLIAGGADALLVETTQDLLQTKAAILGSRRAMEATGIELPLLCSMAFETTGTMLLGSEIGAALTALEPLGIDMIGLNCSTGPAEMSEHLRYLARHSRIPLLCMPNAGLPVLGKDGAYFPLDAEGLADAQETFVQEYGLSLIGGCCGTTPEHLRQVVERVRGLTPPEREPRPEPGAASLYQTVPFRQDTSYLAIGERTNANGSKKFRDAMLEARWDDCVEMARDQIREGAHMLDLCVDYVGRDGVADMAELAGRFATASTLPIVLDSTEVDVIRAGLEKLGGRAVINSVNYEDGDGPESRFAQVTRLAQEHGAALIALTIDEEGQARTVENKVAVAQRLIADLTGNWGIHESDILVDTLTFTICTGQEESRRDGVHTIEAIRELKRRHPDVQTTLGLSNISFGLNPAARILLNSVFLDECVKAGLDSAIVHASKILPIARFDDEQVGTALDLIYDRRREDYDPLQKLMELFEGVDTKSLKAGKAQELLSLPLEERLQRRIIDGEKNGLEADLDEALRDRPALDIVNETLLEGMKVVGELFGSGRMQLPFVLQSAEVMKNAVAHLEPHMEKSDAEGKGTIVLATVRGDVHDIGKNLVDIILSNNGYNVVNLGIKQPVSAILEAAEEHRADVIGMSGLLVKSTVIMKENLEEMNQRKIAADYPVILGGAALTRAYVEQDLHELYEGEVRYARDAFEGLRLMDALIGVKRGVPGAALPELKQRRVRPAATAVEERPEEGAARSDVAVDNPVPEPPFWGTRVIKGIQLKEYASWLDEGALFKGQWGLKQNRTGDGPSYEELVETEGRPRLRGLLDQLHTRNLLEAAVVYGYFPCVSKGDDLIVLNEDGSERTRFSFPRQRRGRRLCLADFFRPEESGQRDVVGFQVVTVGSKIGEATAELFAGDAYRDYLELHGLSVQLAEALAEYWHARVRAELGFGGEDPDAVEDMFALKYRGARFSLGYGACPDLEDRAKIAELLQPERIGVRLSEEFQLHPEQSTDAIVIHHPEAKYFNAR
- a CDS encoding IclR family transcriptional regulator; translated protein: MAKNIQSLERAAAMLRLLAGGERRLGLSDIASSLDLAKGTAHGILRTLQAEGFVEQDPASGRYQLGAELLRLGNSYLDVHELRARALVWTDDLARSSGESVHLGVLHQHGVLIVHHVFRPDDSRQVLEVGAMQPLHSTALGKVLAAYDPVAHSEAVEAERKTFTPLTVTGLDEFESVLAETRARGWGADVEETWEGVAAVAAPVHDRRRMPVGAVAITGAVERVCEIREERRELRPELITAVRECARAVSRDLGAGRF
- a CDS encoding MIP/aquaporin family protein, encoding MSSSNIFIGEIIGTAVLILLGGGVVAAVSLKKSKARGAGWLAITFGWGFAVMTAVYMTSSLSGAHLNPAVTVGIAIKDGTWSNVPYYILGQVLGAMIGAALVVVAYYGQFMAHLNDREIIGDPADKPLIEGSQGGNAGPVLGIFSTGPEIRIAWQNLATEILGTAVLVLAVLTQGLNAEGKGLSTLGALITAFVVVGIGLSLGGPTGYAINPARDLGPRIVHALLPLPNKGGSDWSYAWIPVVGPLAGGALAAGIYDLAFA
- the glpK gene encoding glycerol kinase GlpK, which codes for MTDAHTAGPFIAAIDQGTTSSRCIVFDKDGRIVSVDQKEHEQIFPKPGWVEHNAAEIWTNVQEVVAGALSKAGITRDDVKAIGITNQRETTLLWDRATGEPVHNAIVWQDTRTDALCRELGRNVGQDRFRRETGLPLASYFAGPKVRWLLDNVEGLRERAERGDILFGTMDSWVIWNLTGGVDGGVHVTDVTNASRTMLMNLHTMAWDDKILTSMEVPAAVLPEIRSSSEVYGTAKGGVLDGVPVASALGDQQAALFGQTCFSEGEAKSTYGTGTFMLMNTGGTPVNSYNGLLTTVGYRIGDQAPVYALEGSIAVTGSLVQWMRDQMGLIKSAAEIETLALSVEDNGGAYVVPAFSGLFAPYWRSDARGVIAGLTRYVTKAHIARAVLEATAWQTREITDAMTKDSGVELTALKVDGGMTSNNLLMQTLADVLDAPVVRPMVAETTCLGAAYAAGLAVGFWPDTDALRANWRRAAEWTPRMDADRRRSEYKNWLKAVERTMGWIEHEE